Proteins found in one Chaetodon auriga isolate fChaAug3 chromosome 12, fChaAug3.hap1, whole genome shotgun sequence genomic segment:
- the LOC143329099 gene encoding myosin-7-like codes for MGDAEMAVFGAAAPYLRKSDRDRMEASTRPFDIKKECFVPDPVEEFVKATITSRDGDKVTVDTQHGKSVTVKDSQILQQNPPKFDKIEDMAMLTFLHEPAVLFNLKERYAAWMIYTYSGLFCVTVNPYKWLPVYNQEVVVAYRGKKRSEAPPHIFSISDNAYQYMLADRENQSILITGESGAGKTVNTKRVIQYFASIAAGNVKKDPNAKDKGTLEDQIIQANPALEAFGNAKTIRNDNSSRFGKFIRIHFDTRGKLASADIETYLLEKSRVIFQLKAERDYHIFYQILSNKKPEILEMLLITNNPYDYAFISQGETQVASIDDADELMATDSAFDVLGFTQEEKNSVYKLTGAIMHHGNMKFKQKQREEQAEADGTEDADKVAYLMGLNSADLIKGLCHPRVKVGNEWVTKGQNIAQVNYAVGALSKAVYEKMFLWMVVRINQSLETRQPRQYFIGVLDIAGFEIFDFNTFEQLCINFTNEKLQQFFNHHMFVLEQEEYKKEGIEWTFIDFGMDLQACIDLIEKPMGIMSILEEECMFPKASDATFKAKLYDNHLGKSANFQKPRIVKGKPEAHFALMHYAGTVDYNINNWLVKNKDPLNETVVGLYQKSTLKLLSLLFANYAGADSAMAEAVEGKKEKKKKGSSFQTVSALHRENLNKLMTNLRSTHPHFVRCIIPNETKTPGAMENPLVMHQLRCNGVLEGIRICRKGFPNRILYGDFKQRYRILNPAAIPDGQFIDSRKGAEKLLGSLDIDHNQYKFGHTKVFFKAGLLGLLEEMRDERLSKIITAIQARSRGLLSRIEYQKMVERRDALLVIQWNVRSFMGVKNWPWMKLFFKIKPLLRSAEAEKEMANMKEEFLKLKEAYAKSEARRKELEEKMVTLLQEKNDLQLQVQAEQDNLCDAEERCEGLIKNKIQLEAKAKELTERLEDEEEMNAELTAKKRKLEDECSELKKDIDDLELTLAKVEKEKHATENKVKNLTEEMAALDEIIAKLTKEKKALQEAHQQTLDDLQSEEDKVNTLTKAKAKLEQQVDDLEGSLEQEKKVRMDLERAKRKLEGDLKLTQETVMDLENDKQQLEERLKKKDFEISQLNGKIEDEQAIIIQLQKKLKELQARVEELEEELEAERAARAKVEKQRADLSRELEEISERLEEAGGATAAQIEMNKKREAEFLKLRRDLEESTLQHEATTATLRKKQADSVADLGEQIDNLQRVKQKLEKEKSELRLELDDVVASMEQVVKSKTTLEKTCRTLEDQMNEYRTKCDEYQRSLHDFTTQKAKLQAENDELSRQMEEKESLVSQLTRGKNSYNQQLEDLKRQLEEEIKAKNALAHAVQSARHDCDLLREQYEEEQEAKAELQRSMSKANSEVAQWRTKYETDAIQRTEELEEAKKKLAQRLQEAEEAVEAVNAKCSSLEKTKHRLQNEIEDLMVDVERSNAAAAALDKKQRNFDKILSEWKQKYEECQCELESSQKEARSLSTELFKLKNSYEESLDHLETLKRENKNLQEEISDLTEQLGEGGKTIHELEKVRKQLEQEKSEIQSALEEAEGSLEHEEGKILRAQLEFTQIKADMERKLAEKDEEMEQCKRNLQRMIDTLQSSLEAETRSRNEALRLKKKMEGDLNEMEIQLSQANRQAAEAQKQLKSVHAHLKDAQLQLDDSLRANDDLKENIAIVERRNNLLQAEVEELRAALEQTERSRKLAEQELLDVSERVQLLHSQNTSLINHKKKLEADTSQLQTEVEEAVQECRNAEEKAKKAITDAAMMAEELKKEQDTSAHLERMKKNMEQTIKDLQHRLDEAEQIAMKGGKKQVQKLEARVRELENEVEMEQKKSSDAVKGVRKYERRIKELTYQTEEDRKNIARLQDLVDKLQLKVKAYKRSAEEAEEQANVHLGKFRKLQHELDEAEERADIAESQVNKLRVKSRDAGSKKGFDEE; via the exons ATGGGGGATGCAGAGATGGCTGTGTTTGGGGCAGCTGCCCCGTACTTGAGGAAGTCGGACAGGGATCGTATGGAGGCATCGACACGTCCCTTCGACATAAAGAAGGAATGCTTTGTACCGGATCCAGTGGAAGAGTTTGTGAAGGCAACCATCACAAGCCGAGATGGAGACAAGGTCACTGTAGATACACAGCATGGGAAG TCTGTGACCGTCAAAGACTCCCAGATTCTGCAACAGAATCCTCCAAAGTTTGACAAGATCGAGGACATGGCTATGTTGACCTTCCTCCATGAGCCGGCTGTGCTGTTTAACCTCAAAGAACGTTATGCAGCATGGATGATCTAT ACCTACTCTGGGCTGTTCTGTGTGACTGTCAACCCCTACAAGTGGCTGCCAGTCTACAACCAGGAAGTGGTTGTTGCCtacagaggaaagaagagaagtGAAGCTCCTCCTCATATTTTCTCAATCTCTGACAATGCCTACCAGTACATGCTGGCAG ACCGTGAAAACCAGTCAATTCTGATCAC TGGAGAATCTGGTGCAGGAAAGACTGTTAACACAAAGCGAGTCATCCAGTATTTTGCAAGTATTGCAGCTGGAAACGTGAAGAAAGACCCCAATGCCAAAGACAAG GGTACCCTGGAGGATCAAATCATTCAGGCAAACCCTGCTCTAGAGGCCTTCGGTAATGCCAAGACCATCAGGAATGACAACTCCTCCAGATTT GGTAAATTCATCCGAATTCATTTTGATACCAGGGGAAAACTAGCCTCTGCTGATATTGAAACAT ATCTTCTGGAGAAGTCCCGTGTGATCTTCCAGCTCAAGGCTGAGAGGGATTACCACATTTTCTACCAGATTCTGTCCAACAAGAAGCCTGAAATCCTGG AAATGCTGTTGATCACAAATAATCCCTATGACTACGCCTTCATCTCTCAGGGGGAAACCCAAGTGGCCTCTATTGATGATGCAGATGAGCTGATGGCAACAGAT AGTGCCTTTGATGTGTTGGGCTTTACTCAAGAGGAAAAGAACTCTGTGTACAAGCTGACTGGTGCCATCATGCATCATGGCAACATGAAGTTCAAGCAGAAACAACGAGAGGAGCAGGCAGAGGCTGACGGCACTGAAG ATGCTGACAAAGTAGCTTATCTGATGGGCCTGAACTCTGCTGACCTCATCAAAGGTCTCTGTCACCCAAGAGTCAAAGTAGGAAATGAGTGGGTCACCAAGGGACAAAATATCGCTCAg GTGAACTATGCCGTTGGAGCTCTATCCAAGGCTGTTTATGAAAAGATGTTCCTGTGGATGGTAGTAAGAATCAACCAGTCACTGGAGACCAGGCAACCACGCCAATACTTCATTGGCGTACTGGACATTGCTGGATTTGAGATCTTTGAT TTCAACAcctttgagcagctgtgcatcaacttcacaaatgaaaaactgcaaCAGTTTTTCAACCACCACATGTTTGTGCTGGAGCAGGAAGAGTACAAGAAAGAGGGCATTGAATGGACTTTCATTGATTTTGGCATGGACTTGCAGGCCTGTATTGACCTGATTGAAAAG CCCATGGGTATCATGTCCATCCTTGAAGAGGAGTGCATGTTTCCCAAAGCCTCTGATGCCACCTTTAAAGCTAAGCTCTATGACAACCATCTGGGGAAATCTGCCAACTTCCAGAAGCCCAGAATTGTCAAAGGAAAACCAGAGGCCCATTTTGCCCTGATGCACTATGCTGGAACTGTTGATTATAATATCAACAACTGGCTGGTGAAGAACAAGGATCCTCTGAATGAGACTGTTGTAGGACTGTACCAGAAGTCGACTCTCAAGCTGTTATCTTTGCTCTTTGCAAATTATGCTGGAGCAGATTCAG CTATGGCCGAAGCTGTTGAAGgcaaaaaagagaagaagaaaaagggatCATCATTTCAGACTGTGTCTGCTCTTCATAGG GAGAACCTGAACAAGCTGATGACCAACTTGAGGTCTACTCACCCTCACTTTGTACGCTGCATCATCCCCAATGAGACCAAGACTCCTGGGGCCATGGAGAATCCTCTGGTGATGCACCAGCTGCGCTGTAACGGTGTGCTGGAAGGCATCAGGATCTGCAGAAAGGGCTTCCCCAACAGGATCCTCTACGGAGATTTCAAACAGAG ATATCGCATCCTGAATCCAGCTGCTATCCCTGATGGTCAGTTCATTGATAGCAGGAAGGGAGCTGAGAAACTTCTTGGGTCTCTAGATATTGATCACAACCAGTACAAGTTTGGACACACCAAG GTGTTCTTCAAGGCTGGACTGTTGGGTCTGCTTGAGGAGATGAGAGACGAGCGTCTCTCCAAAATCATCACTGCTATTCAAGCCAGATCTCGTGGTCTTTTGTCTCGCATTGAGTATCAAAAGATGGTGGAGCGCAG gGATGCATTATTAGTGATCCAATGGAATGTCCGTTCATTCATGGGGGTCAAAAATTGGCCCTGGATGAAGCTGTTCTTCAAGATTAAACCTCTGTTGAGATCtgctgaggcagaaaaagagatggCCAACATGAAAGAAGAATTCCTGAAGCTGAAAGAGGCTTACGCAAAATCTGAAGCTCGTAGAAAGGAACTAGAGGAGAAAATGGTAACTCTTCTCCAAGAGAAGAATGACCTGCAGCTCCAAGTTCAAGCG GAGCAAGACAATCTCTGCGATGCAGAGGAAAGATGTGAGGGGCtgatcaaaaacaaaattcaacTGGAGGCAAAAGCCAAAGAGCTGACAGAAAggctggaggatgaagaggagatgaaTGCTGAGCTTACTGCtaagaagaggaagctggaggatgaGTGTTCTGAGCTGAAGAAAGACATTGATGACTTAGAGTTAACTCTGGCTaaagtggagaaagaaaagcatgCCACTGAGAACAAG gTAAAGAACCTGACTGAGGAGATGGCTGCTCTGGATGAAATCATTGCCAAGCTGACCAAGGAAAAGAAAGCCCTACAGGAAGCTCATCAGCAAACACTGGATGATCTGCAGAGTGAAGAAGACAAAGTCAACACTCTGACCAAGGCCAAGGCTAAGCTGGAGCAGCAAGTGGATGAT CTTGAAGGATCTCTTGAGCAAGAGAAGAAGGTTCGAATGGACCTTGAGAGAGCTAAGAGAAAGCTGGAGGGAGACTTAAAGTTGACCCAGGAGACCGTGATGGATTTAGAAAATGACAAGCAACAGCTGGAGGAGCGCCTGAAAAA GAAAGACTTTGAGATCAGCCAGCTGAACGGCAAAATTGAAGATGAACAGGCGATAATCATTCAACTCCAGAAGAAactgaaagagctgcag GCTCGTgtagaggagctggaggaagagcttGAAGCAGAGCGAGCTGCCCGAGCCAaggtggagaagcagagagcagacttgtccagagagctggaggagatcagtgagaggctggaggaggctggtGGAGCAACGGCTGCCCAGATTGAGATGAACAAGAAGAGGGAGGCTGAATTCCTGAAACTCCGCAGAGACCTTGAAGAGTCCACTCTGCAGCATGAAGCCACCACTGCCACACTCAGGAAGAAACAAGCTGACAGTGTAGCTGACCTGGGAGAGCAGATTGACAACCTGCAGAGAGTCAAGCAGAaactggagaaggagaagagtgAGCTCAGACTGGAGCTGGATGATGTGGTTGCCAGTATGGAACAAGTAGTTAAATCTAAG ACTACGTTGGAGAAGACCTGCAGAACTTTGGAggatcaaatgaatgaatacagaACCAAGTGTGATGAATATCAGAGATCCCTCCACGACTTCACCACCCAGAAAGCTAAGCTTCAAGCTGAGAACG ATGAGCTCTcaagacagatggaggaaaaagaatCACTTGTTTCTCAACTGACCAGAGGAAAGAATTCCTACAATCAACAACTTGAGGATCTAAAAAGACAACTAGAAGAGGAAATAAAG GCCAAGAATGCATTAGCCCACGCAGTGCAGTCTGCTCGCCATGACTGTGACCTGCTCAGGGAGCAgtatgaggaggagcaggaggcgaAGGCTGAACTGCAGCGCAGCATGTCCAAGGCCAACTCTGAGGTGGCTCAGTGGAGAACTAAGTACGAAACTGATGCCATCCAGAGAACCGAGGAACTGGAGGAGGCCAA AAAGAAGTTGGCTCAGCGTCTGCAGGAGGCTGAGGAAGCTGTTGAAGCTGTGAACGCTAAATGTTCCTCTCTGGAGAAGACcaaacacaggctgcagaaTGAGATTGAAGATCTCATGGTGGATGTGGAGAGGtctaatgctgctgctgctgctctggacaAGAAGCAAAGAAACTTTGACAAA ATCCTGTCTGAGTGGAAACAGAAATATGAGGAGTGTCAGTGTGAGTTGGAGAGCTCTCAGAAGGAAGCCAGGTCTTTGAGCACCGAGCTCTTCAAATTGAAAAACTCCTACGAAGAATCTCTAGACCACCTGGAGACCTTGAAGCGAGAGAACAAGAATCTTCAGG AGGAGATTTCTGACCTCACTGAGCAACTTGGCGAGGGAGGAAAAACCATTCATGAGTTGGAGAAGGTCCGTAAACAGCTGGAGCAGGAAAAGAGCGAGATTCAGTCCGCCCTTGAAGAAGCAGAG GGTTCTCTTGAGCATGAAGAGGGTAAGATTCTGAGAGCCCAGCTTGAGTTTACTCAGATTAAGGCAGATATGGAGCGTAAACTTgctgagaaagatgaagagatggAGCAGTGCAAGAGGAACCTGCAGAGGATGATTGACACCCTGCAGAGCTCTCTTGAGGCTGAGACTCGCAGCAGGAATGAGGCCCTGcgtctgaagaagaagatggagggagacctCAATGAGATGGAGATCCAGCTTAGCCAGGCCAACAGGCAGGCAGCTGAGGCCCAGAAACAACTTAAATCTGTTCATGCACATTTGAAG gatGCTCAGCTCCAGCTTGATGACTCTCTGCGAGCCAATGATGATCTTAAAGAGAACATTGCCATTGTTGAGAGACGTAACAACCTGCTTCAGGCTGAAGTggaggagctcagagctgctctggagcaAACTGAGAGAAGTCGCAAACTTGCTGAGCAAGAGCTGCTGGATGTTAGTGAGAgggtgcagctgctgcactcaCAG AACACCAGCCTGATAAATCACAAAAAGAAGCTGGAGGCTGACACATCCCAGCTTCAGACTGAAGTGGAGGAAGCAGTGCAGGAGTGCAGAAACGCAGAGGAAAAGGCCAAGAAGGCCATTACTGATGCTGCCATGAtggcagaggagctgaagaaagaGCAGGACACCAGCGCTCACCTGGAGCGTATGAAGAAGAACATGGAGCAAACCATCAAAGATCTGCAGCACCGTCTGGATGAAGCTGAACAGATCGCCATGAAGGGAGGCAAGAAGCAGGTGCAGAAGCTCGAGGCCAGG GTGAGGGAGCTGGAGAATGAGGTGGAGAtggagcagaagaaaagcagtGACGCTGTGAAGGGCGTCCGTAAATATGAGAGACGTATCAAGGAACTTACCTATCAG ACTGAGGAGGACCGCAAGAACATTGCTCGACTCCAAGATCTGGTAGataagctgcagctgaaagttAAAGCCTACAAGAGAAGTGCTGAGGAAGCT GAGGAACAAGCTAATGTTCATCTTGGCAAGTTCCGCAAGCTGCAGCATGAGCTGGATGAGGCTGAGGAGCGAGCTGACATCGCTGAGTCTCAGGTCAACAAGCTGCGCGTCAAGAGCCGTGACGCTGGCTCCAAG AAAGGGTTTGATGAGGAGTGA